In Gimesia panareensis, the genomic window CGCTGGTCCAGATCGATGCCCGGATAATCCCGCTCCAGCAGTTGTTCGAACTCGGGGAGGGTCGCCCGTTCAATGCGCTTGCCCGTGATCGAACACTTGAAACCGTAACTCGATTTCTCCGTCGGATAGAGCGTCAGTTCCACCGGATACGTGTCCTGCACATGAATGTGTGTAAACACACGTTCCTCGCCATGCTTTTTCACGGTCTTATGTTCCACATGGTAGGGCGTGCCTTCTTCATCGAGCTGGGCAGTGACCGCTTCGCAGGAATGAGAGAAGACATGAATATCGATATCCGATCCCTGCCGGATATGACCGGTCAGCGTGCTGCCGATGATTTTGGGATGGAACGATTTAAACAGCCGCAGATAACGCAGGGCCTGCAGCCGCATGGCCAGCAGATTTTCGGTGCGGGACTCGCCTTCGAAAGTGCAGGCGAACCGCTGGATTTCATCGCGAATTTCCCGGTTGCTGGGCAGGTCGGCCGGTTTAACCCAGCCCTGGCAGACCTTGCGGGCCGCTTTCATCTTGGCGCGATAATACTCGGTTTCCTGACGGGAATACATCAGTCGGGCCGCCTCAAAAATAATCTGGCGGCGCATTTTGCTGGAACTCATTCAAAAATCGGTGAACTTTCTCACCGTCGAATCGAAGACAGGCTGATTAGGAGCGATTACGGAATGACCTGACAGGCAGGTATCAGGGAATTCTAGCGATCCCGCGGGAAAAATCAATTTGGATTTCTCCGAAACAGGTGATTGGTCCCTCAATTCTGACTGACCAGCTCTTCAGAACCAGCAAGCGAGCGGACCATTTCAAGAAAAGCGAACCAGGACTGAGAAGACGTTACTTTGCCTCAGCCACCTGCTTCTCTTTCCACTCGTTATACAGAATACTGCTACGAAACCGGCTGAATCCGGCTCCCGCTCCCACGTTCGATGTCCGGGCTCCCAGACCGGTCACCTGGGCTGCGACGCGGGAAGTTTCCGACAGTTCCCAGTCCGCCGGTGTATAGCGGTGGTTAAACGAGGTATTCACGCGACGCAGATTAAACGCCAGCGTATCTGCCAGTGACGTCTCATCCGTATTGCCCCAGAAGCTGTTCCAGCTTTTCAGATCTTTGACGCTGGAATCCGCAGTCCCATTCAGTCCCAGCCATGCATCCACGTCGTAAACATTCCCGTTGCCTGTATAGGAACGATCCGTTTTCGCTCCCTTTTGCGAGAGCATCGAGAGCCCCAGGTTTTCCACCTTCCAGGCACAGTGATCGCTCTTCACATTGATATCTTTGACGAACCGCTCAAAAACAAACCCGTCAATCCCCTGGATGGTACAGCGGGAGAGATTCAGGTTGATACTTCCCCCTGCGGACTTTTCGGGACTCTTCAATACGGAGAAAATCTTGCGGGAGAAAATGACAGATTCATCCACGTCGATCGTCTGCTTACCGGTCCCTTCGATTTCAAACGCAGCCCGTCCTCCCACAAAAAAGCTGTTCGTGATCGATGAATTCGTGGGCCGCGTAAACTGAACTGCCGCCATCCCCTTATCATTCTGTTCGGAAACCGAGCAGTTCAACATCCGCAGGTTACCACCATCGACTTTGATCGCCACCCAGGGAACCTCCTTGCCGACCTCAGGGGGATCAAACTCAAACCGGATCCCTTCCAGTGCCAGTGTCCCTTTGGTGACCTGCAGAATGTGTCGTACGTTGGGATCACGCTCCGGACGGGCTCTTAACCCCAGCTTATTCCGTCCCCGGGCATACTCAAACACAGGCGAATAACCAAAGCCGGCTTCGATGCTCAGATCCTTGTCGACCGTCACGTGTGGAATCCGAAAGGGTCCATCGCCGTTGACACGAATCAGGTCACCGGGCTTCGCAGCCGCGATCGCAGCTTCGAGCGAATCGAATTCCGGCTTTTTCGCTTGTGAGTGAATCTGAAATTTCTTCGCGGGTTCCCCATTTAACATCCGGGAGATATCACTCCCCAGGTTCGCTTTCCGCAGAAACAGAATCGCGAACGAGGTATCCGCCAGCTTTCCGCGCGAGTCTTCCCAGCTGCCGTCTTCTTTCTGAGTTGCAATCAGGGCAGCAGCACCTTTGGAAAACCAGTCGGTATCTCCCAGCTTCTCCAGACCCAGCAGCACGCCAACCCGCTCGGTCGACCAGAGGAAATAGCGGGCAGAGGAGGCGCTGATCCCGGCGGCATATTTGCCTGCCATCTCGAGACCTTTGGCGAAAATCGGATCGGAGACCAGCGTGTCGCCTTCCTTCTGTTCCGCGCCCCGGGCAGCCGCCTCGACTTTATTCTGCTCTTCCTGCAGTGATCTGATTTTGGTTGCCCGCGCCACGGTCAGACAGAACAGGCCGGCCAGGGTCATCGAGTTGCGAGAAGGCTCTTTCATATCATCTGTGGACAGTTTATAGGGCCAGCCACCATCTTCGTTCTGCGTCTCGACAAATCGTCGCGCTACACCGGACATCGAATCGTCGATATTCACATTCGAACGGGAAGCCGTCCAGAGCCCCAGCACGGCAAACTGCGTGCAGCTGTTATCACCGGGTGAAGTTCCCAGTTTCAACCGGCCCCGGGGATTATTCAGCGAACTGGCGGCGGCCAGCGGACAGGTATAGGACCAGCCTCCGGTCGTGGACTGGCCGGCAATCAATCGCGCTGCAAAGCGCCGGATCAGCAGCTTGTCTTCACGATCTCCAATCCGGGACAGCAGTAGAATCGCCAGCGCCAGATCGTACGTCGAGTTCAGCTTCTCCGACTCTTTGACGACAAAGGCCCGCCCTTTCTGAATCACGGAATCACTGACCGGAATTCCGTTTTCCAGCAGCGCCAGCGTACAGAGCGCGGTAATTCCGACCGGATGCCCTTCGAATTCCCAGCTGCCGTCCTCCTGCTGCTGAGACTTGAGAAATTCAATTCCCTTCAGACGCGAGGCGGTCACTTCCTGATCGGTTTGGGCCTGCAGAGTAGAAGCAGATATGAGAGAAACAGCCCACAGGCTGGACACAAAACATACGGAACTCAATAAGTGACGGCGCATCACAGACTACTCCCGGCGGGAAAGAATAGTTTTCACGGGACGAATACTTCCTTAACGGAACGTTAAACTATTCTAAATAAGCAGTCTGGAAAAAAGAACAGTAATCTGGAAATTCCGAGGCAAAAGAGACCGGGAGCAGAGAATATGACCTCTGCTCCCGGCTTTTCTGTCCGAGTTCAATCAATCACTGAGTGCCGCCCGCCGAGCCTGTTCGGTCAGCTGATGCACTTTGGCAGCAACCTTCTGTTCCACCGATTCTGCAAACGGACCGGGGTAGGAGGAGTAGATCATCGCCCGGGCTCCCTCATAGCCCCCCTCTTTCAAGACCCGCAGGCTGGGCAGGTAACCGAAGACATTGTTCGAATAGCCGGCGACCCAGACGATCGGATCAGTATCCTTCGCAGCACCAAAGCCGGACTTCAGCTCGTTCTGGAATCGATGCGAATAATCGACCACGGTCTCTCCACAGACCGCTACCAGGGTCAGGTCCTTGCCAAACTGAATTACCTGCAGCGGGAAGGCGAACCGGGTCTGAATTCCGCCCCGTTCTTCCAGCTGGTCCAACAGGCGGGTCGCATGGCTCACTTCATATTTGTTTCCATTTTCTTTCCGCTTCAGTAATTCCTCTTTCGTGGGCGGGGCGGCGAAGTCCAGTTCCACATCTCCCATCGCAATTCCCAGCGGTCCATGAATCACCCGCGGCTGTTTGACTTCCAATGCCGTTTCCACCGCATTGGCCAGCGCCCGTCCATGCTGCTTCGCCAGGTCGAGCGATCGCCGCGGGTAAGGGTTCTGATCGCCGCCACATCCCATCATGAACAGGGCTACCGTCCCCGGGTGATCGGCTTCGATGTCTTCCTGGGCATAGCCGGCGTAGTCGCCGCAGAACTGGTAAAAACTGAGCGTGGTATTGTGACAGGCGTATCCGAACAGCACCGCCATCAGGGAACTGTCAGGGCGTTCCACCATCAGTACGGGCACCCGCTGATCGACGGGCCCCTGCGGATGTGGGCTGTTGATCACACCGTCCTTGGTCGGCAGACGGCGATTCATCGAAAACCCGGCTCGACCATACGAATACTTCAGCACGGCCGGCTCCATCTGGGGCAGGGCTTCTCCAATCGCAGCCACCAGTCTTCTCACCAGTCCCTGGGTATACGCACGCGCCTCCGCACCGCGATCGCCTCCCAGTCCCCGGCGGGACGCCTTTGGCTCTCGCAGCTCCGGACCGCAGTGCGTGTGCGAGGCGTTCATCAGCAGTGCTGACGCGGGGATCTGGTAATCACGTTCCAGCTGCGCTGCAATCGGATCACGCAGGGCCGGGGTGATGCCGATCAGGTCAGTCGTAATCATCACCAGCTTCTGGCCACGGGCATCTTCCAGGATCAGCAGCTTCGCGTACAGATCGTGCACCTTACCCTCGGCAGGTTTCGTGCGGGCTGCATAGCCGGCCATCCACATATTCTTCTCAGGAGTGATCACCACCGACGCTGCCACAGCCTTCCATTCGGTCTGCTGCTTCGCTTCCGCTGCCGACAGACAACGGTTCCCGCTGGTAGACAATCCTCCGACCAGAACCAGAACCACCAGACATTGCTGAATCAATTTCTTCATCGGATCTCCCTGCAGTTAATAATAAGAATCGAGTGGAATCAGGCTCCACAAACCGGGCAATCGGGACGGCGCACAATCCGATTGCGGTGAAATGTCATATCGCGCAGATCAAACATCAACAGCTGATTCGCGAGCGTCTCTCCAAAACCGGCGATTACCTTGATCGCCTCCATCGCCGCCATGCAGCCCACCGTTCCCGAAACCGCGCCAAAGACGGGGAACTCCCGTTTCCAGGCAGGGGGATCATCGGGATACAGGCAGGACAGGCAGCCGGTCTGACCGGGTAGAAAGGTGGTGATCTGCGCTTCCAGGTCGTACATCGCGCACTCCACCAGCGGCTTCTGCTGCAGCACAGACTGGCGGTTCATGGCGTAGCGTTCGGGAAAGAGCGGGGCACAGTCTACAATCAAATCCACCTGATTCACGATCGCCTCCGCATTTGCTTCCGAGAGGTTTTCCGGAACCGCCACAATCTCCAGCCGCGGATTCAGCTCTTTCAGGCGGCGTTCCGCAGATTCAACCCGCGGTTTCCCCAGCCAATCGTGCGTCATCAGCAGTTGCCGGTTCAGGTCGCTCGGTTTCACATTCCCGGCGTGTGCCAGGACCAGTTTCCCCACTCCCGCAGCTGCCAGTTCGTAAGCGACGACGCTCCCCAGACCGCCGCAGCGTGAAATCAGCACAGACGCATTCTTCAGTTTCTCCTGCCCGGCTTCACCGAACTCCGGCACCCAGATCTGCCATTCGTAAACGGCTCGTTCTTCATCTGTCAGGGGAGCGAAACCGGACATCGTGTCTCCTTAAAAGCGGTATGGCGTGTGGTCTGTCAAAACTAAGAGGATATCATCCTCCGGAGATCGGGGAAAGGATCGTGACGCTGTGATGGGGCTGGAGTATCAGTGGTTCGTCCCACAGTACCTGTTCATTTGAGACAAACAGCAGCATGGAAGGGTGCAGGGCCTCTCCCTCGGGGAAGAGCAGCGGCTTCAAGGTGTCGGCACGCGTCTCGGCAACGGTTTTCACCAGGTCCTGCAGCGTCGTACCTTCGGGAACGTCAATCTCTTCTCTCCCGACACCGGCTGCTTTTTTCACCTGTGCTGTATATTCGACCGCAATTTTCATTTTAGTTGACTCTCGTATTGGCAGTAGATTCAGAGGATTCAGAAGTCGAAGAACCATTTTTCAACGGGCTTCCCCCCGGCAGTGACTGCAGCTTACCATGACTGATCGTCAATTTCACATCCCCCAGCCGATCCGACTCGGAAATATTGTGTGTGATATGCAGAGCGGTCACGCCGGTCACATGCTGGACATTGTTCAACAGATCGCAGATCTCACCCCGCGTGTCTTCATCCAGTGCACTCAATGGCTCATCGAGGCACAGAATCGCCGGCCGGGGTGCCAGGGCCCGTCCCAGTGCCACCCGCTGCGTTTCCCCGCCACTCAGACCAAAGGGGGTTCGATTCAGCAGCCCGGTAATGCCCAGCAGGTTCGCCAGTTCATCAACCCGCTCATCGATCTGTCGCTGTTTCCAATGGCGAATTTCCAGGGCGAACGCCAGATTGTCTTTGACGGTCATCGTATGAAACAGCACGCCCTCCTGCGGTACATAGCCGATCTCACGCTCCGCCGGTTTGGCATGTGTCATATCCTTTCCGTTCAGAAAGATTTCACCGGACTGCACTTTCTTCAGACCGCAGATCGTCTCCAGAATGGTTGTTTTTCCGCTGCCGGTCTTCCCCATCAGCACGGCGTAATGCCCCTGCGGAATTTCGAAGCTGATATCATTCAGCCGGAATTCACCAACTTGTACGCAAAGATTTTTTACTGAAATCATATCTCAATTTATCAGGCATCAGATGCCACCGGCTCTCAGATCGTTCTCTCAAATTCAGATTCAAATCGCTGTCGATCTTTCAAATCGCTGCCGATCTTTCAGATCGGAGTCGACCGTGTCAAACCAAACAGGCGGGCGATCACCAGCACGACCAGCGCTGAGACAACCATAATCAGCGAGGCGGCCACCGCCCCTTCAATATTCCCCACGGTCAGTTCCAGAAATACCGTCGTCGGCAGCACCTCGGTTTTCATTCGAGTCGCTCCTGAGAAAATCAGAATCGGACCGAATTCTCCCAGCGAACGCGCCCACGCCAGCGTCGCAGCTGCCAGCAACCCCCGGTACGCCTGGGGAAAGACGACACGCCAGAAGGCCTGCCCGCGGTTACACCCCAGGGTCAGCGCCACCTGTTCGTAACGGGGGCCAATCTGGTCGAAGGTCACCCGCATCGTACGCACCGCAAAGGCACAGGCCACCATGAACTGCGCCAGAATAATACTCGGAATCTCGTATGTCACACCGATGGATCGACCGAAGAGGACCTTGGTGATCTTGCGAATCAGTTCATCAATGGACTGCGTCTGCTCGATCGGCACGCGTTCCGCTTCACTCGCCTTCTGCGTTTCTGCTTCGCTTTTCTTCTGTGTTTCAGCCAGCCGTTCCTCATCTGTCTGCAACTGCTCATCCTCTGCCGTCTGGTGTGCGATCAGTACCAGCGGTTGCTCATCACTCACTGGCTGCTTTTCGTGAGACACCACTGCTGCCGTCGACAATCGATCATTGCCTGGAACTTCGTTTGTCGACTGGGTGACCGATTTTGCCTCTACCAGTTTATTCAGCCACTCGATCTGCGGGATCTGAAGCTGGAACAGAATCAGCAGACAGAGGCCAATCACCAGCGGGGGGAGCACGATGGGAATATCCAGGATGGCGTCGATCAACGTCTTCCCCGGAAACTGGTGGCGTGACATCAGGTAGCCGATCGGCACCGAAACCCAGAGGGAGAGCACCGTCGTAATCGCGCAGGAGACCAGGCTCAGCCAGATCGCGTATTGGATTTCCGGCTTCTGAAATGAGCGCAGGATGTGCCCGGGCGTGGTATAGGTCGTCTCCGCTGCCAGCATTGCCACTATCAACAGCACATAGACGGCGCTGACTGTCACAAATACAGCATAAAACGGGAGATCAGAACGCGACTTCCACTTGCGGGGTGGTTCTTCCGGGGTCGTCCCGCTCATAGTGACTCCGGAGTAATCCGCCAGCGGAAGCCGATGGATTCAAACAGGCTGCGCGACGGAGTCGAGGTCAGCTTATCCACCAGACGCTGCATCAGATTGGGATAAGCGGTGGTTTTGAGAATCGCGATCGGCTGCTGGGCCAGAGGATCGCCCGATTTGATCTCGACGATATCGACCTTATCTTTCACGTAAGGCAGATTTGCCCGGTAGACAATCGCAGCGTCGAGCGAACCGGTCCGCAACTGATTCACCAGCAGATCCGCCGTCGGCGTGTTCGTTTTTACGTTCGGCTGTACCAGGTCGTACAGGTTTTTTCCGTTCAGCTCCAGGGAGCTCAGCAGTTTTTTCGTCAACGCCCCCAGTGCACTCTGCTCATGGTGGGACAGACCGATCCGCAGGTCCTCATTGGCGAGATCAAAAACCGTTTTGATGTTTTTAGGATTTCCTTTTTCCACGATGATCACCATATCCGTTTCCGCCACAGTCAGGGGAGCCCGAAACTTGGGCTGGACCTGAACCATGTAAGATGTATCGCAGGCAAAGTAAGCGTCTGGTCGTTGACCACTGTTGATCTGACCAACCAGAATTCCACACCCGTTAAAGACCGTATTGATCGTCACGCCCTCCCGCCGCTCAAACTCCTTCAGCGTATCCTGAATCGCCAGCCGGTTCACACCGCCGCTGAACAGCAGGATCGTCGGATGCGGTTCCCACTTATCTCCCTCGACGGTCTGGTACCCCAGCTTCGCAAAAGCTTTCTGTCCCTTCTCAGGTGCCTGCAGATAACGGGCAAACATCAGTGCTTCCTGGGGATTCTGTGAGGAAGTTAATACACCCACCGTCACATTCTTGATCGCTTCCTGGAATTCCGGAACATCGACCATGTCTGCCTTTTCCGGATGCTGATTGACGGTCGCATCCCAGACAACGGCGGCATCAACGGCGCCCAGCAGGACGTCGGTGGCGATTTCGGAAACGGTCGGCTTGAAAACCCGGGCTGACTTGGAAAGCGGCTCCCACTTCCCATGTTTCGTGAGCACCTTTTTCGTCAGTTTGCCGATCGAAGCGGCATCGGGATTTGCCAGAGCGACCGTCACATCATCCTTGAGCAGGTCATCGATCGACTTGATCCCTTTGGGGTTCCCTTTCTGGACCATGATCACCGGATGCATCTGTGCCACCTGAATCGCTTCCTGCACCAGTCCCTTATCCCGGGCAATCTCAATGTAGCTGGTATCCGCTGCCAGATATAAATCGCCTTTTTTCGCTACCTGCAGGTTGGTCAGCAGGGTTCCGGAGCCGCCATACTGCAAATGAACCGGCATGCCGAATTCTTCTTCTGCAAACTGTGCTGCCATCTCGGCAACCGGCGGCTTGATTCCCGCGGCACAATACATCTCCAGGGCATTTTCATCCCCGGAGTCTTCGCTCTCTCCTTTTGCGGAAGCATCTGCCTGATGTCCACTGGATTCACCATCAGTCGCTGCCGTTTTCTGTGGAGCGTCTTTCGGAGGGGCATAAATCAGAACCACCAGCATGATCACCAGAAAGATGATTGAACTGACGGCGATCATGAGTCCTGACACTTTTCCACTGCGGCCCGGTTGAGGGAATGCCGGCTTCCGGAGCTGGCTACCAAGGTATTTCATTATTAGATCCTGTATATTTTTCTGAGCTGTTTGATGTGTTGTCAGGAATTCACTAACGTTTCTGATTCACTGGGGGTCACCAGGCGACCATCCCTGATCCCCAGCACACGCTGGGCCGACTGCACCGCCTGATCGTCGTGAGAAACCATGAGCACGCAGCCGCCATCCTCGGCAAATTGACTTAATGCTTTGAGTACGACTTCGGAGTTCTCGCTGTCCAGGTTGCCCGTCGGCTCATCTGCCAGCAGAATTTTTGGCTGATGAAACAGGGCCCGTGCCAGGGCCACCCGCTGTTTTTCGCCGGTACTCAGCTGGGCCGGCGTGTGATGCAAACGCTGCTCCAGCCCGAATTGGGCGACCAGCTCCCGGGCACGCTCGCGGGCCTGCCCACGGTTCGATGCCAGGGCAGGGGTCGCAACATTATCCAGCACATTCAGATAAGGCACCAGGTGGAACTGTTGAAAGACGAAGCCCAGATGCTGCGAACGAAAGCGGGCTCGCTGATCGTTGGACAGGCGATAGGGATTGGTGCCTTCAATCAGCACCTCTCCTGAATCGGGGCTGAGCAGGCCTCCCGCCATTAACAGCAGGGTCGACTTTCCACAGCCACTGGGGCCCTGAATCGCTACAAATTCATTCGTGTCGACGGTCAGGCTGATGCCGTCGACCGCCTGGACCCGCCCCGGTCCGGATTTGAATGATTTCGACAGTTGTTCCAGTTCGAGTATCATCGTGATGCGATTATCCTTCCTGTAGAATCGTAGCAGGATCCTGACGGGCTGCCAGCAGGGCAGGGATCCAGCTGGACAGACTGGCCAGCAGCGGGGCAAACACCAGGCTTAACAGCAGCCAGCGTCCCGAGAAGAGTACCTGAGAGGGATCCACAGCCGCGGGCAGGTCACCCCAGGTGACGCCAACCCAGTAGCCCACAAAATAGCCAATCAATGCGCCGACCAGACCGATCAGCAGGGCCTTGATGATGAAGATGCCGAAGACCTGCGAGGAACGCACGCCGATGGCCCGCAGGATTCCGATTTCCGTAGCCCGGCGGCGGACGTTTTCCAGTGACAGAAAGCCGATCCAAGCCCCGCACCCCAGCACTACCAGCGGCACGAGGATCGCGGCAAAACTGGCGTGGCGTTCGATCAGTTTGATCCGGTTGGACTTCTCCTGCTCCAGGGAAGCGACAGCGATCTCGGCTGCCTTGTTACGGGCCTCAGCCCGTGCCAGAGCAGGGGGTCCCCGTTCGATGATCTGGGTTCCTGGCAGAATTTCCGCTACGTCCTTGCGAATTTCCGCGATCCGGTCCACCGTCGCACAGTTGCATTCGAGTGCCAGAATCGCATTCAGCAGATTCTCCATTCCCAGCAGTTCCTGCGCCTCTTTGAGACTGATCCAGACCGTACTGTCGTCTGAATTCCCCCGCTCCGGAAAGGCTTTGGAGACCTTGAATGACTTGCCCATCAGCTGCACTTCATCGCCGGGCTTCAGTCCTGTTTCCTGCTGTACATGATAGCCCAGCACCATCGCTCCCGCGGGTACCGGCTGCTGCAGCGGTTTCTTGAGGGCACGTTCCAACTGGGGAACTTCCCCGCGGGTCCCAACCAGAATGACATCCAGTTTTTTTTCCGGCCAGGAGATCTTCTTCGACACCATCGGCAGCATATGATTGATGGTGACAATCTTCGAATTTGAGAGTTTGACCATATTCTCCTCGGGCATGGTACTCGTAACAATACCCGTCAGATGAAACTCTTGCAGATCCTGATCAGCCGGGAGGATCAGGATGTTGAAGCCCAGTCCCTTGGCGATCTTCCGCATCGAATCTTTCAGCTCAGCACCGGTCTTTTTGACCGCTTCTTCTTTCTGTTCCAGAATCAATGCGGTCTGGATCTCATCTGCCTGCAGCAGCGTTAAGGCGGCAATCAGACAGGCCACCGCGATGATCACCGAGAGCAGCGCCAGCAGAAAGTTCATTTTCCGATGCTGCATTTCCTGAAAAATCAGATGAAAGATTGACATGGTGCCCGCTCTTTATTGTTCCGGATGATAAAAGGTCAAATTGGTAAAGTGTCACACCGTCTGTTTATTTTCTCGCCATGACGATGTAACTGGCCGCCACGATAATCACAACGGCAAACGCAGCCAGAATCAACAGATTCCGCATCAGTGAATCTCCCTGCGTGGTTTCAGTGGTACCTGCGGCACCCGCAGCGGGAAGTTCACCCGCTCTTGCAGGCAGCGACGCGTCTTCCTGAGCCTGGACTTTCGTCTCTGCAGAAGCCTGCTCTGTTTTGGGGTCAGACTCACCTGCAGACTCCTGGTCTGACTTTGCGGAAGTCGTCGCGGCCTTCTGCTCAGCGTCTTTCGACATCTTCAGTGAGCGGGC contains:
- a CDS encoding MoaD/ThiS family protein, which produces MKIAVEYTAQVKKAAGVGREEIDVPEGTTLQDLVKTVAETRADTLKPLLFPEGEALHPSMLLFVSNEQVLWDEPLILQPHHSVTILSPISGG
- a CDS encoding neutral/alkaline non-lysosomal ceramidase N-terminal domain-containing protein yields the protein MKKLIQQCLVVLVLVGGLSTSGNRCLSAAEAKQQTEWKAVAASVVITPEKNMWMAGYAARTKPAEGKVHDLYAKLLILEDARGQKLVMITTDLIGITPALRDPIAAQLERDYQIPASALLMNASHTHCGPELREPKASRRGLGGDRGAEARAYTQGLVRRLVAAIGEALPQMEPAVLKYSYGRAGFSMNRRLPTKDGVINSPHPQGPVDQRVPVLMVERPDSSLMAVLFGYACHNTTLSFYQFCGDYAGYAQEDIEADHPGTVALFMMGCGGDQNPYPRRSLDLAKQHGRALANAVETALEVKQPRVIHGPLGIAMGDVELDFAAPPTKEELLKRKENGNKYEVSHATRLLDQLEERGGIQTRFAFPLQVIQFGKDLTLVAVCGETVVDYSHRFQNELKSGFGAAKDTDPIVWVAGYSNNVFGYLPSLRVLKEGGYEGARAMIYSSYPGPFAESVEQKVAAKVHQLTEQARRAALSD
- a CDS encoding HD domain-containing protein → MSSSKMRRQIIFEAARLMYSRQETEYYRAKMKAARKVCQGWVKPADLPSNREIRDEIQRFACTFEGESRTENLLAMRLQALRYLRLFKSFHPKIIGSTLTGHIRQGSDIDIHVFSHSCEAVTAQLDEEGTPYHVEHKTVKKHGEERVFTHIHVQDTYPVELTLYPTEKSSYGFKCSITGKRIERATLPEFEQLLERDYPGIDLDQRLAEVEQSVDRFQIYRMLLLPLAGVKQSKKYHPEGDALYHSLQVYDMACDELPYDEEFQLAALLHDVGKAIDSQNHVEAGLQALEGFITDRTAWLIEHHMEAHAIRSGTIGARARRRLMANENYEDLLLLEECDYNGREQGVEVPDVDDALESIRELSRMCS
- a CDS encoding ABC transporter permease, whose translation is MSGTTPEEPPRKWKSRSDLPFYAVFVTVSAVYVLLIVAMLAAETTYTTPGHILRSFQKPEIQYAIWLSLVSCAITTVLSLWVSVPIGYLMSRHQFPGKTLIDAILDIPIVLPPLVIGLCLLILFQLQIPQIEWLNKLVEAKSVTQSTNEVPGNDRLSTAAVVSHEKQPVSDEQPLVLIAHQTAEDEQLQTDEERLAETQKKSEAETQKASEAERVPIEQTQSIDELIRKITKVLFGRSIGVTYEIPSIILAQFMVACAFAVRTMRVTFDQIGPRYEQVALTLGCNRGQAFWRVVFPQAYRGLLAAATLAWARSLGEFGPILIFSGATRMKTEVLPTTVFLELTVGNIEGAVAASLIMVVSALVVLVIARLFGLTRSTPI
- the modA gene encoding molybdate ABC transporter substrate-binding protein produces the protein MKYLGSQLRKPAFPQPGRSGKVSGLMIAVSSIIFLVIMLVVLIYAPPKDAPQKTAATDGESSGHQADASAKGESEDSGDENALEMYCAAGIKPPVAEMAAQFAEEEFGMPVHLQYGGSGTLLTNLQVAKKGDLYLAADTSYIEIARDKGLVQEAIQVAQMHPVIMVQKGNPKGIKSIDDLLKDDVTVALANPDAASIGKLTKKVLTKHGKWEPLSKSARVFKPTVSEIATDVLLGAVDAAVVWDATVNQHPEKADMVDVPEFQEAIKNVTVGVLTSSQNPQEALMFARYLQAPEKGQKAFAKLGYQTVEGDKWEPHPTILLFSGGVNRLAIQDTLKEFERREGVTINTVFNGCGILVGQINSGQRPDAYFACDTSYMVQVQPKFRAPLTVAETDMVIIVEKGNPKNIKTVFDLANEDLRIGLSHHEQSALGALTKKLLSSLELNGKNLYDLVQPNVKTNTPTADLLVNQLRTGSLDAAIVYRANLPYVKDKVDIVEIKSGDPLAQQPIAILKTTAYPNLMQRLVDKLTSTPSRSLFESIGFRWRITPESL
- a CDS encoding prenyltransferase/squalene oxidase repeat-containing protein; the encoded protein is MRRHLLSSVCFVSSLWAVSLISASTLQAQTDQEVTASRLKGIEFLKSQQQEDGSWEFEGHPVGITALCTLALLENGIPVSDSVIQKGRAFVVKESEKLNSTYDLALAILLLSRIGDREDKLLIRRFAARLIAGQSTTGGWSYTCPLAAASSLNNPRGRLKLGTSPGDNSCTQFAVLGLWTASRSNVNIDDSMSGVARRFVETQNEDGGWPYKLSTDDMKEPSRNSMTLAGLFCLTVARATKIRSLQEEQNKVEAAARGAEQKEGDTLVSDPIFAKGLEMAGKYAAGISASSARYFLWSTERVGVLLGLEKLGDTDWFSKGAAALIATQKEDGSWEDSRGKLADTSFAILFLRKANLGSDISRMLNGEPAKKFQIHSQAKKPEFDSLEAAIAAAKPGDLIRVNGDGPFRIPHVTVDKDLSIEAGFGYSPVFEYARGRNKLGLRARPERDPNVRHILQVTKGTLALEGIRFEFDPPEVGKEVPWVAIKVDGGNLRMLNCSVSEQNDKGMAAVQFTRPTNSSITNSFFVGGRAAFEIEGTGKQTIDVDESVIFSRKIFSVLKSPEKSAGGSINLNLSRCTIQGIDGFVFERFVKDINVKSDHCAWKVENLGLSMLSQKGAKTDRSYTGNGNVYDVDAWLGLNGTADSSVKDLKSWNSFWGNTDETSLADTLAFNLRRVNTSFNHRYTPADWELSETSRVAAQVTGLGARTSNVGAGAGFSRFRSSILYNEWKEKQVAEAK
- a CDS encoding ATP-binding cassette domain-containing protein is translated as MISVKNLCVQVGEFRLNDISFEIPQGHYAVLMGKTGSGKTTILETICGLKKVQSGEIFLNGKDMTHAKPAEREIGYVPQEGVLFHTMTVKDNLAFALEIRHWKQRQIDERVDELANLLGITGLLNRTPFGLSGGETQRVALGRALAPRPAILCLDEPLSALDEDTRGEICDLLNNVQHVTGVTALHITHNISESDRLGDVKLTISHGKLQSLPGGSPLKNGSSTSESSESTANTRVN
- a CDS encoding ABC transporter ATP-binding protein, translating into MILELEQLSKSFKSGPGRVQAVDGISLTVDTNEFVAIQGPSGCGKSTLLLMAGGLLSPDSGEVLIEGTNPYRLSNDQRARFRSQHLGFVFQQFHLVPYLNVLDNVATPALASNRGQARERARELVAQFGLEQRLHHTPAQLSTGEKQRVALARALFHQPKILLADEPTGNLDSENSEVVLKALSQFAEDGGCVLMVSHDDQAVQSAQRVLGIRDGRLVTPSESETLVNS
- a CDS encoding HesA/MoeB/ThiF family protein is translated as MSGFAPLTDEERAVYEWQIWVPEFGEAGQEKLKNASVLISRCGGLGSVVAYELAAAGVGKLVLAHAGNVKPSDLNRQLLMTHDWLGKPRVESAERRLKELNPRLEIVAVPENLSEANAEAIVNQVDLIVDCAPLFPERYAMNRQSVLQQKPLVECAMYDLEAQITTFLPGQTGCLSCLYPDDPPAWKREFPVFGAVSGTVGCMAAMEAIKVIAGFGETLANQLLMFDLRDMTFHRNRIVRRPDCPVCGA